The following coding sequences are from one Shewanella eurypsychrophilus window:
- the flhF gene encoding flagellar biosynthesis protein FlhF: MKIKRFLAKDMRTALAQVKETLGSDAVIMSNKKVTGGIEIVAAIDYDEPKLRVDVPEKINPSPTFMDLAEEKISLGLKRPVRSETKVKPAPAADSLQALLERQQSRVEQHTHASSHGVDELDMPQWAKGLQAPEKKNSSIAPEAQHYAHKPAKDTKSKQSPELEIMREELTSLRNLLTHQVNTLMAEKKSRTNPVGAMLERKLLDAEFSPEVAIKLSELSEHYTPADLVKVLPRSLANMLDNQGDDIVRQGGVVAFVGPTGVGKTTTVAKLAARFAAHHGADQVALITTDHYRIGAFEQLATYGKIMGCPVKQAHDLNELEQILYQFRNRKLVLIDTAGMGQRDLRLFQQLDNLAANSRLPIRSYLVLSATGQRRVLEEAVEQFKRIPLSGAVLTKLDESVSLAPALSVLIQSGLPLSYVTDGQRVPEDIQVADTFALANKALSALDSKPKVTNSVRSDERAYAFE; encoded by the coding sequence GTGAAGATTAAACGATTTTTAGCAAAAGATATGCGTACGGCATTGGCACAGGTTAAAGAAACCTTAGGTTCTGATGCCGTGATTATGTCAAATAAAAAAGTGACAGGTGGAATAGAGATAGTTGCGGCCATTGACTATGATGAGCCCAAGCTTAGAGTTGACGTCCCTGAGAAGATAAATCCTTCGCCTACTTTTATGGACTTGGCTGAAGAAAAAATCTCCTTGGGCTTGAAGCGACCTGTTAGGTCTGAAACCAAAGTCAAACCCGCTCCGGCCGCTGATTCATTGCAAGCGTTATTAGAGAGGCAACAAAGCCGTGTTGAGCAGCATACACATGCGTCTTCTCATGGTGTTGATGAACTCGATATGCCCCAATGGGCTAAAGGCCTACAAGCACCAGAGAAAAAGAACAGTTCAATCGCACCGGAAGCACAACATTATGCCCATAAACCCGCTAAGGACACTAAGAGTAAGCAAAGTCCTGAGTTAGAGATTATGCGTGAAGAGCTGACGTCGTTGCGAAACTTACTCACTCATCAGGTCAATACCTTGATGGCTGAGAAAAAAAGTCGAACAAATCCCGTGGGGGCTATGCTAGAGAGAAAATTACTCGATGCCGAGTTTTCACCTGAAGTCGCGATCAAGCTCTCTGAGTTGAGTGAACATTATACGCCAGCAGACTTAGTTAAAGTGCTGCCTCGAAGTTTAGCTAATATGCTCGACAATCAAGGTGATGATATAGTACGCCAAGGTGGGGTTGTTGCATTTGTTGGCCCTACTGGAGTGGGAAAAACGACCACAGTGGCAAAATTAGCGGCTAGATTTGCAGCACATCATGGCGCAGATCAAGTTGCATTGATCACAACCGACCATTATCGCATTGGGGCCTTTGAGCAATTGGCAACTTATGGCAAAATAATGGGCTGCCCGGTTAAACAAGCTCATGATTTAAATGAGTTGGAACAAATCCTATATCAGTTCCGCAATCGCAAGCTAGTATTGATAGATACCGCAGGTATGGGACAGAGAGATTTACGACTTTTCCAGCAACTTGATAATTTAGCTGCAAATAGCAGATTACCTATACGCAGTTATCTGGTACTGTCTGCTACAGGTCAAAGAAGAGTTTTAGAAGAAGCTGTCGAGCAATTTAAACGCATTCCATTATCGGGTGCGGTATTAACTAAACTTGATGAGTCAGTTTCTTTAGCACCCGCTTTGAGTGTTTTGATTCAAAGTGGTTTACCATTAAGTTACGTTACTGATGGTCAACGAGTTCCAGAAGATATTCAAGTAGCCGATACGTTTGCATTAGCAAATAAAGCGCTGTCTGCATTAGACAGCAAACCTAAAGTAACAAACAGTGTACGGTCAGATGAAAGGGCCTATGCATTTGAGTAA
- a CDS encoding protein-glutamate methylesterase/protein-glutamine glutaminase → MGIKVLVVDDSSFFRRRVSEIVARDPDLEVIGTAVNGAEAVKLVAELKPQVITMDIEMPVMDGITAVREIMAKNPTPILMFSSLTHDGAKATLDALEAGALDFLPKRFEDIATNKDDAILLLQQRIKALGRRRLYKPISRPVPASSSTMARSSSSVQQPLRATKPATPASRASSVVRASGKKYKLLLIGTSTGGPVALQKILTKLPANYPHPILLIQHMPAAFTPAFAGRLNGLCKIEVKEAQSGDQLKPGTAYLAPGGMQMMLERGGAHGRLKVLSGSADMNYKPSVDITFASASKLSGRDTLAVVLTGMGADGREGARMLKSAGATIWAQDEASCVVYGMPQAVSAAGISSQSIALEDMAESILRESGNG, encoded by the coding sequence ATGGGCATTAAAGTTCTCGTTGTCGACGATTCTAGTTTTTTCCGTCGAAGAGTCAGTGAAATCGTCGCCAGAGATCCAGATCTTGAGGTCATTGGGACGGCTGTAAATGGTGCTGAAGCTGTAAAGTTGGTCGCTGAACTTAAACCACAAGTTATTACCATGGACATAGAGATGCCAGTTATGGATGGCATTACTGCTGTTCGAGAAATAATGGCAAAAAATCCGACCCCGATTTTAATGTTTTCCTCTTTGACGCACGATGGTGCAAAAGCCACATTAGATGCGTTAGAAGCTGGCGCGTTAGACTTCTTGCCTAAGCGGTTTGAAGATATTGCCACTAATAAAGATGATGCCATTTTATTATTGCAGCAGCGAATTAAAGCCTTGGGTCGCAGACGTCTTTACAAGCCTATCTCGCGGCCAGTACCTGCGAGTTCAAGTACAATGGCTCGCTCGAGCAGCAGTGTTCAGCAACCGTTGCGAGCAACCAAACCAGCGACTCCGGCATCGAGAGCCTCGTCTGTTGTTAGAGCTTCTGGTAAGAAGTATAAGCTGCTGTTAATTGGTACATCTACCGGCGGCCCAGTGGCCTTACAAAAGATATTGACTAAGCTACCGGCAAATTATCCTCATCCCATTTTATTGATCCAGCATATGCCAGCTGCCTTTACACCTGCGTTTGCTGGCCGTTTAAATGGTTTATGTAAGATTGAAGTAAAAGAAGCTCAGTCTGGTGATCAGTTAAAACCTGGTACCGCATATCTAGCACCAGGTGGAATGCAAATGATGTTGGAAAGGGGCGGTGCTCACGGCAGGCTCAAAGTGCTTAGCGGCAGTGCCGATATGAATTACAAGCCCAGTGTGGATATCACCTTTGCTTCAGCTTCAAAACTATCAGGTCGTGACACGTTAGCTGTGGTGTTAACGGGTATGGGGGCCGATGGTAGAGAGGGGGCTCGAATGTTAAAAAGTGCTGGCGCGACTATTTGGGCACAAGATGAAGCCAGCTGTGTTGTGTATGGCATGCCACAAGCAGTTTCAGCGGCAGGAATTTCCAGCCAGTCAATAGCACTTGAGGATATGGCTGAGTCAATTCTACGAGAATCTGGTAATGGCTAA
- the flhB gene encoding flagellar biosynthesis protein FlhB, with amino-acid sequence MAENDSSQEKTEEPTARKIQQARDKGQVARSKELGTSAVLMSAAVGFAMVGPSLAESLITIMATLFTLERDQIFDTNQMNLVWGMIGRELALPMASLMLVIAFVAFIGNIVLGGITFSTKAFMPKTDKMNPKNGFKRMFGVQALVELTKGIAKFSVVAFSAYFLLSFYFNDILALSRENLPGNVHHALDLLVWMFILLCSSTIIIVVIDVPFQIWNHNKQLKMTKQEVKDEYKDTEGKPEVKGRIRQVQRELAQRRMMTEVPNADVIVVNPEHYAVAVKYDAMKSTAPYVLAKGVDEVAFKIREIAREHEIAIVSAPPLARAIYHTTKIEQEIPEGLFTAVAQVLAYVFQLRQFQDQGGRRPTPIPRKQPIPDDFKY; translated from the coding sequence ATGGCTGAAAATGATAGCAGTCAAGAGAAAACAGAAGAGCCTACCGCCAGGAAAATTCAACAGGCTCGTGATAAAGGTCAGGTAGCCCGTTCGAAAGAACTGGGCACTTCGGCAGTATTAATGTCTGCTGCTGTTGGCTTTGCTATGGTGGGTCCGAGTTTGGCAGAGAGCCTGATCACGATAATGGCGACTCTTTTTACCTTGGAAAGAGATCAAATATTCGATACTAACCAAATGAATTTAGTATGGGGAATGATAGGCAGGGAGCTGGCATTGCCTATGGCAAGTTTAATGTTAGTGATCGCCTTTGTTGCTTTTATTGGCAATATCGTTCTTGGGGGGATCACATTTTCGACTAAAGCGTTTATGCCAAAGACAGATAAAATGAACCCAAAGAATGGCTTTAAGCGAATGTTTGGTGTTCAAGCGCTTGTTGAGTTGACTAAAGGTATTGCCAAGTTTTCTGTGGTGGCGTTTTCAGCCTACTTTCTACTGAGTTTCTATTTCAATGATATTTTAGCCCTTTCTAGAGAAAACTTACCGGGTAATGTGCATCATGCATTGGATCTATTGGTGTGGATGTTTATTTTATTGTGCTCATCAACAATCATTATTGTCGTGATAGATGTTCCATTTCAAATCTGGAACCATAACAAACAACTGAAGATGACTAAGCAAGAAGTGAAAGATGAATATAAAGACACTGAAGGTAAACCTGAAGTTAAGGGGCGCATAAGGCAGGTACAGAGGGAATTAGCGCAAAGACGTATGATGACAGAGGTGCCTAATGCTGATGTGATTGTTGTCAACCCTGAGCATTATGCCGTCGCAGTAAAATATGATGCGATGAAATCAACGGCACCTTATGTGCTGGCTAAAGGGGTCGATGAGGTGGCATTTAAAATTCGTGAGATAGCACGTGAACACGAGATAGCGATAGTTTCAGCTCCTCCCTTAGCGAGAGCGATTTACCATACCACTAAAATAGAGCAGGAAATTCCCGAAGGATTATTTACCGCCGTTGCCCAAGTGCTGGCTTATGTTTTCCAATTGCGTCAATTTCAAGATCAGGGGGGTAGAAGACCCACTCCAATTCCGAGAAAACAGCCTATTCCAGATGACTTTAAGTATTAA
- a CDS encoding chemotaxis protein CheA, with protein MSFDVDEEILQDFLIEAGEILELLSEQLVTLENNPEDSELLNAIFRGFHTVKGGAGFLSLTPMVDVCHEAENTFDLLRTGKRDVSAELMDIILQAVDAINAMFAQTQAGEQQQPAEALLLANLKLLSSGSPLPGVPNAEASSDASIELFDEAPVAGAGSGQDDSGIELFDTAPVAVSSIAGEGGIDEINEDEFEALLDALHGGGNSPSEIKKTPAAPIVSASDDITDDEFESLLDELHGSGGFKASDAAPATTVAAAAPAVDSDDISDDEFEKLLDELHGSGTGPGITAKVTSVSAKPSTPKAATPVVPAKAAPKPVVKEKKAVNKPQANMPQAETTVRVDTARLDQIMNMVGELVLVRNRLLSLGISRDDEEMSKALANLDLVTADLQGAVMKTRMQPIKKVFGRFPRVVRDLARTLKKDINLTMIGEETDLDKNLVEALADPLVHLVRNSVDHGIEMPADREASGKSRTGTITLSASQEGDHILLKIEDDGAGMDPGKLKEIAISRGVLDEDAAARMSDSEAYNLIFAPGFSTKVEISDISGRGVGMDVVKTRIAQLNGTIHIDSLKGKGTVLEIKVPLTLAIMPTLMVEVATQVFALPLSSVSEIFHLDLTKTNIVDGQLTVIVRQKAVPLFYLEHWLSRVPSNLKHGDKAHGHVVIVQLGTMQIGFVVDSLIGQEEVVIKPLGTLLHGTPGMAGATITSDGGIALILDVPGLLKHYAKNK; from the coding sequence ATGTCATTTGATGTTGATGAAGAGATACTGCAAGACTTTTTGATCGAAGCTGGTGAGATTTTAGAGCTTTTATCTGAACAGTTAGTCACCTTAGAAAACAACCCTGAAGATTCGGAATTGCTTAATGCCATATTTCGAGGTTTTCACACTGTAAAAGGTGGTGCAGGGTTTCTTAGTTTGACTCCTATGGTCGATGTCTGCCATGAAGCTGAAAATACGTTTGATCTGCTTCGTACTGGTAAGCGGGATGTTTCAGCAGAATTGATGGACATCATTCTGCAAGCTGTCGACGCAATAAATGCCATGTTTGCTCAAACGCAAGCTGGCGAACAACAGCAGCCAGCTGAAGCATTACTTTTAGCTAATTTAAAGCTATTGAGTTCAGGATCCCCCTTACCTGGTGTGCCAAACGCCGAAGCGAGCAGTGATGCATCAATAGAACTTTTTGATGAAGCGCCTGTTGCAGGGGCTGGTTCAGGACAAGATGACTCAGGTATTGAGTTGTTTGATACGGCGCCAGTTGCTGTATCCAGCATTGCTGGTGAAGGCGGAATTGATGAAATCAATGAAGATGAATTCGAAGCGCTTTTAGATGCATTACACGGTGGCGGAAATAGCCCATCAGAAATCAAGAAGACCCCAGCTGCTCCAATAGTCTCTGCATCCGATGATATTACCGATGATGAATTCGAGTCATTACTCGACGAATTACACGGTTCAGGAGGTTTTAAAGCCAGCGATGCCGCGCCTGCCACAACAGTCGCAGCTGCCGCACCAGCAGTCGATTCAGATGATATTTCAGATGATGAATTTGAAAAACTGCTTGATGAGCTTCATGGATCAGGTACAGGTCCTGGCATCACAGCTAAAGTTACGTCGGTATCTGCCAAGCCATCAACACCGAAAGCAGCCACGCCTGTAGTGCCAGCAAAAGCTGCGCCGAAGCCTGTGGTTAAAGAGAAAAAAGCGGTGAATAAGCCTCAGGCTAATATGCCTCAGGCTGAAACCACAGTGCGAGTTGATACTGCACGCCTTGATCAGATTATGAACATGGTTGGCGAGCTGGTACTTGTACGAAACCGTTTATTAAGCCTAGGGATCTCTCGAGATGACGAAGAGATGTCGAAGGCCTTAGCCAATTTAGACCTAGTCACGGCAGATCTACAAGGTGCGGTGATGAAGACTAGAATGCAGCCGATCAAGAAAGTTTTTGGTCGCTTTCCTCGAGTCGTTAGAGATTTGGCAAGAACGTTAAAGAAAGATATTAATCTCACCATGATTGGTGAGGAAACTGACTTAGATAAGAATTTGGTAGAAGCACTCGCCGATCCATTAGTTCACTTAGTCAGAAACTCCGTCGATCACGGTATTGAAATGCCAGCAGATCGTGAAGCAAGTGGTAAGTCTCGCACTGGTACCATTACACTTTCAGCAAGCCAGGAAGGCGACCACATCTTATTAAAAATTGAAGATGATGGTGCAGGAATGGATCCCGGTAAGCTAAAAGAGATCGCCATCAGCCGTGGTGTACTCGATGAAGATGCCGCAGCGCGTATGTCTGATTCAGAAGCGTATAATCTTATCTTCGCGCCTGGATTTTCGACCAAGGTCGAGATCTCAGATATCTCGGGCCGCGGAGTGGGTATGGACGTGGTTAAAACCCGAATTGCGCAGTTGAACGGGACCATCCATATCGATTCATTGAAAGGTAAAGGCACAGTATTAGAGATCAAAGTTCCATTGACTCTCGCGATTATGCCTACCTTAATGGTTGAAGTTGCTACTCAAGTATTTGCACTTCCTTTGTCTAGCGTTAGCGAGATATTCCATCTCGATTTGACCAAAACGAATATTGTAGATGGTCAGCTAACTGTGATTGTTAGACAAAAAGCCGTACCTCTGTTCTATCTTGAGCATTGGCTGAGTCGTGTACCGTCTAATTTAAAACATGGTGATAAAGCCCATGGTCATGTCGTCATTGTGCAACTTGGCACAATGCAGATAGGTTTTGTTGTTGATTCTTTGATTGGTCAAGAAGAAGTGGTCATTAAGCCATTGGGCACCTTATTACATGGTACTCCTGGTATGGCTGGTGCGACGATTACTTCAGATGGTGGCATTGCATTGATCTTAGATGTACCTGGTCTACTTAAGCATTACGCGAAGAATAAATAA
- the flhA gene encoding flagellar biosynthesis protein FlhA: protein MDVKARLSQIKQIKPAIFKGIGTPLLVLAALGMIILPMPTFLLDTLFSFNIALALVVLLVAIYSNRPLDFAAFPSVLLVATLLRLALNVASTRVVLLEGHNGGDAAGKVIESFGSVVIGGNYAVGLVVFLILIIINFAVVTKGAGRISEVSARFTLDAMPGKQMAIDADLNAGVLNQEQARDRRAEVTKEADFYGAMDGASKFVKGDAIAGIMIMVINILGGFVIGMVQHDLDFSTAVEIYTLLTIGDGLVAQIPGLLLSIAAALMVTRENEAGDMGQMMMSQMLGNPKSIAIAAGVLFVMGIVPGMPHFAFLSLAIVIGAVAYYLYHKQQKARQESLELAKKPATNTAASKPKELSWDDVQHVDTIGLEVGYRLIPLVDKGQGGELLGRIKGVRKKLSQELGFLVPAVHIRDNLDLSPNTYRISLMGVASGEAEIRHDCELAINPGQVYGKLDGVETKDPAFGLDAVWIAPEMREHAQTLGYTVVDSATVVATHLSQLLTNNAAKLLGYEEVQQLMDMLAKNSPKLVDGFIPDVMPLGTVVKVMQNLLNEGVSIRDLKTIVQTLLEYGSKSADTEVLTAAVRISLKRMIIQEISGPETEIPVITLAPELEQMLHQSMQATGGEGPNIEPSLAERMQKSLEDASQRQELVGQPAILLTSGMLRSTLSRFVKHTIPNLRVISYQEVPDEKQIRIVSAVGQ from the coding sequence ATGGATGTTAAGGCAAGACTCAGTCAAATTAAGCAAATAAAGCCCGCTATCTTTAAAGGGATTGGTACACCTTTGCTTGTCTTGGCGGCGTTAGGCATGATTATTTTGCCCATGCCTACATTTCTTCTCGATACCCTATTTTCATTCAATATTGCATTAGCGTTAGTCGTGCTGCTCGTGGCTATCTATAGTAATAGGCCGTTAGATTTTGCCGCTTTCCCTAGTGTGTTATTGGTCGCAACGTTATTGAGACTCGCCCTTAATGTTGCCTCGACGCGTGTGGTATTACTAGAAGGCCACAACGGAGGAGATGCCGCGGGTAAAGTGATTGAATCTTTCGGTTCTGTGGTGATTGGCGGTAACTATGCGGTCGGTCTCGTGGTGTTTTTAATTCTAATCATTATTAACTTTGCGGTTGTCACCAAAGGTGCGGGTCGAATATCAGAAGTGAGTGCCCGCTTTACCTTGGACGCTATGCCAGGTAAACAAATGGCTATCGATGCAGATTTGAATGCGGGTGTATTAAATCAAGAACAAGCACGAGACAGACGTGCAGAAGTGACGAAAGAAGCTGATTTTTATGGTGCGATGGATGGTGCGTCAAAGTTCGTCAAGGGCGATGCAATAGCCGGCATCATGATCATGGTGATCAATATACTCGGTGGTTTTGTTATTGGCATGGTTCAGCACGATTTAGACTTCTCCACTGCTGTTGAAATTTATACTTTATTGACGATTGGTGATGGTTTAGTCGCACAGATCCCCGGCTTATTACTCTCTATTGCTGCTGCATTAATGGTGACTCGTGAAAATGAAGCTGGTGATATGGGCCAGATGATGATGAGTCAAATGCTGGGCAATCCTAAATCAATTGCCATTGCAGCGGGTGTGTTGTTTGTCATGGGGATAGTCCCTGGCATGCCACACTTTGCCTTTTTATCTTTAGCGATAGTGATTGGTGCTGTGGCCTACTACTTGTATCACAAACAGCAGAAAGCGCGTCAGGAGTCACTTGAGCTTGCCAAGAAACCTGCGACCAATACTGCAGCTTCTAAACCCAAAGAACTGAGCTGGGATGATGTTCAACACGTTGATACTATTGGGCTTGAAGTCGGTTATCGCTTGATACCTCTGGTGGATAAAGGCCAAGGTGGTGAGTTACTTGGTCGTATAAAAGGGGTGAGGAAAAAATTATCACAAGAATTAGGCTTCTTAGTTCCGGCTGTACATATTCGCGATAATTTAGATTTGTCTCCCAATACCTACCGTATATCCTTAATGGGCGTAGCGTCTGGTGAGGCAGAAATTAGGCATGACTGCGAACTGGCAATTAATCCAGGGCAAGTGTACGGAAAACTAGATGGTGTAGAAACCAAAGATCCAGCTTTTGGGCTCGATGCTGTCTGGATAGCCCCTGAAATGAGAGAACATGCACAGACTTTAGGGTACACAGTTGTCGACTCGGCAACCGTAGTTGCGACTCATTTGAGTCAGTTGTTAACCAATAACGCCGCCAAGCTGCTAGGTTATGAAGAAGTACAGCAGTTGATGGATATGCTAGCAAAGAATTCACCTAAGCTAGTGGATGGTTTTATTCCCGATGTCATGCCATTAGGTACCGTCGTCAAAGTGATGCAAAACTTGCTTAACGAAGGCGTGTCAATTCGTGATCTCAAGACCATCGTTCAGACGCTACTAGAATATGGCTCTAAGAGTGCGGATACCGAAGTATTGACAGCGGCTGTACGTATTTCACTCAAACGCATGATCATTCAAGAGATAAGTGGCCCAGAAACAGAAATCCCCGTCATTACTTTGGCGCCAGAACTGGAACAGATGTTGCATCAGTCAATGCAAGCGACGGGTGGAGAGGGGCCGAACATTGAGCCTAGCCTAGCGGAAAGAATGCAGAAGTCTTTAGAAGATGCTTCACAAAGGCAAGAACTGGTAGGGCAACCGGCCATTTTGTTGACATCAGGCATGCTTCGCTCGACACTCTCTAGATTTGTAAAGCACACTATTCCGAACCTTAGGGTGATCTCCTATCAGGAAGTTCCCGACGAGAAGCAGATAAGAATTGTTTCTGCGGTAGGTCAGTAG
- a CDS encoding RNA polymerase sigma factor FliA → MSKASAYTCLDNKALIVEQYAPLVKKIAHHLLARLPASVQLDDLLQAGMMGLLEASSKFDGSKGAKFETFAGIRIRGSMLDEIRRGDWVPRSVHRNQRRVAQVIGELEQELGRDAQDGEIALRLEMTLDEYHHILNDVSVGKVIGIEDLGVSVDVISHGNESNDDTFESIAEDEFHSALVAAIKLLPERDGLVLSLYYDEALNLKEIGAILEVSESRVSQILSQAMLRLKAKLKHWTTK, encoded by the coding sequence GTGAGTAAAGCCTCTGCGTATACTTGTTTAGATAATAAAGCCTTAATCGTTGAACAGTACGCACCGCTTGTAAAGAAAATTGCTCACCATTTGCTCGCTCGTTTACCTGCATCAGTGCAGCTCGACGATTTATTGCAAGCAGGTATGATGGGGCTTTTAGAAGCTTCATCGAAATTTGATGGCAGTAAAGGGGCTAAGTTTGAGACCTTTGCAGGTATTCGGATCCGTGGCTCTATGCTCGATGAAATACGCCGAGGAGATTGGGTTCCTAGGTCTGTGCATCGAAACCAAAGACGCGTGGCTCAAGTGATTGGTGAGCTTGAGCAAGAACTCGGCAGAGATGCTCAAGATGGTGAAATAGCGCTAAGGTTAGAAATGACTTTAGATGAGTATCATCATATTTTAAACGATGTTTCAGTGGGTAAAGTCATTGGGATTGAAGATTTAGGCGTATCGGTCGATGTTATCAGTCATGGTAACGAGAGTAATGACGATACCTTTGAATCGATAGCAGAAGATGAGTTTCATTCTGCACTTGTAGCAGCAATTAAGTTATTGCCAGAAAGAGATGGATTAGTTTTGTCGCTTTACTATGATGAAGCATTAAACTTGAAAGAGATTGGGGCCATTCTTGAGGTTAGTGAGTCACGAGTTAGTCAGATATTAAGTCAGGCAATGCTCAGACTAAAAGCTAAACTTAAGCACTGGACAACAAAATAA
- a CDS encoding protein phosphatase CheZ, whose translation MQANTSGLVTLEQANKLVELLTQGEQHLADELIREIATPIQKELFDEVGRLTRQLHSAIVDFQVDDRLVELASTEIPDAKERLNYVIDMTEQAANKTMDAVEECLPLASALTTNIQSVKPTWNRLMKRDIELSEFKGLCHDVQQFVERSELDSIRLKELLNQILLAQDFQDLTGQMIRRVIELVREVENNLVSMLTVFGEQPVSENPISIDDSVKAEGPIMNAEQRDDVVTGQDEVDDLLSSLGF comes from the coding sequence ATGCAGGCGAACACTTCAGGGCTCGTTACGTTAGAGCAGGCCAATAAACTTGTAGAGCTGCTTACACAGGGCGAACAACACCTCGCTGATGAACTAATCAGAGAGATTGCTACGCCAATTCAAAAGGAGCTTTTCGATGAGGTCGGCAGACTGACTCGTCAGCTTCACAGCGCGATAGTTGATTTTCAAGTCGATGATCGCTTAGTCGAACTTGCCAGTACTGAGATCCCTGATGCCAAAGAGCGGCTCAATTATGTCATCGACATGACTGAACAAGCTGCAAACAAGACCATGGATGCTGTTGAGGAGTGTTTACCGTTAGCGTCAGCACTCACGACGAATATTCAGTCTGTTAAGCCGACCTGGAATCGATTGATGAAGCGCGATATTGAGCTGAGTGAGTTTAAAGGCTTATGTCACGACGTACAGCAATTTGTAGAACGAAGTGAACTCGATTCTATTCGTTTGAAAGAATTACTCAATCAAATTCTTCTCGCCCAAGATTTCCAAGATTTGACTGGGCAGATGATAAGAAGAGTCATTGAGTTAGTCCGGGAAGTAGAAAATAATTTAGTCTCAATGCTGACAGTATTCGGTGAACAGCCTGTCAGTGAAAATCCAATAAGCATAGATGACAGCGTTAAGGCCGAAGGCCCGATCATGAATGCTGAACAACGTGACGATGTCGTCACTGGACAAGATGAAGTCGATGATCTGTTATCGAGCTTGGGTTTTTAA
- a CDS encoding MinD/ParA family protein, giving the protein MSRDQASGLRMINQPYNEKVKVIAVSGGKGGVGKTSVAINTAVALAEKGKRVLVLDADLGLANVDVMLGLRAERNLSHVLSGDTDLDDIIVRGPKGIGIIPATSGTQAMVELSTAQHAGLIRAFSEMKTQFDILIVDTAAGISDMVLSFSRASQDVLVVVCDEPTSITDAYALIKILSREHGVFRFKIVANMVRSLREGMELFAKLSKVTDRFLDVALELVATIPFDENLRKSVRKQKLIVEAYPKSPASIAYHGLANKVISWPIPQQPGGHLEFFVERLVQRPEYQEDRTSE; this is encoded by the coding sequence ATGAGTCGGGATCAAGCAAGTGGTTTACGTATGATTAATCAACCATATAACGAAAAAGTAAAAGTAATAGCTGTGTCAGGCGGTAAAGGTGGCGTTGGTAAAACCAGTGTTGCCATCAACACCGCAGTGGCACTCGCAGAGAAAGGCAAGCGCGTGCTTGTCCTCGATGCTGATTTAGGATTAGCCAATGTGGACGTTATGCTTGGCCTGCGCGCCGAACGTAATTTGTCACATGTCTTATCCGGTGACACAGATCTAGACGATATCATAGTGCGTGGACCGAAGGGGATTGGGATTATTCCTGCGACTTCGGGGACACAAGCTATGGTTGAACTGTCTACGGCACAACATGCCGGATTAATTCGGGCATTCAGTGAGATGAAAACGCAGTTCGACATACTCATTGTTGATACCGCTGCTGGTATCTCCGATATGGTGCTGAGTTTCTCTCGTGCGTCTCAAGATGTGCTCGTTGTGGTATGCGATGAACCCACCTCGATCACTGATGCGTACGCACTCATTAAAATTTTGAGTAGAGAGCATGGTGTCTTCCGTTTTAAAATAGTTGCCAATATGGTGCGAAGTTTACGGGAAGGGATGGAACTCTTTGCTAAGCTTAGTAAAGTTACCGATAGATTTTTAGATGTTGCCCTTGAATTAGTGGCTACAATTCCCTTTGATGAGAATTTACGAAAGTCGGTGAGAAAGCAAAAGTTAATTGTTGAAGCGTATCCTAAATCGCCAGCGTCGATTGCCTATCACGGTTTAGCAAATAAAGTGATCAGTTGGCCTATACCGCAGCAACCAGGTGGTCATTTAGAATTCTTTGTTGAGCGTTTAGTACAGCGCCCTGAGTACCAAGAGGATAGAACGAGTGAGTAA
- the cheY gene encoding chemotaxis response regulator CheY: MDKNMKILVVDDFSTMRRIIKNLLRDLGFNNTQEADDGSTALPMLQKGDFDFVVTDWNMPGMQGIDLLKAIRADDELKNIPVLMVTAEAKREQIIAAAQAGVNGYVVKPFTAATLKEKLDKIFERLG, translated from the coding sequence TTGGACAAGAATATGAAGATTCTCGTTGTTGATGACTTCTCAACAATGAGACGTATCATCAAGAACTTGTTAAGAGACTTGGGCTTTAACAACACCCAAGAAGCAGATGACGGTTCGACAGCACTACCTATGTTACAAAAAGGTGATTTTGACTTTGTTGTAACTGACTGGAATATGCCCGGTATGCAAGGAATCGATCTATTAAAAGCGATCCGTGCAGACGATGAACTGAAGAATATCCCTGTGTTGATGGTGACTGCAGAGGCGAAGAGGGAGCAGATCATAGCGGCAGCACAAGCCGGCGTTAATGGTTATGTTGTTAAGCCCTTTACGGCAGCAACACTAAAAGAGAAGTTAGACAAAATCTTTGAACGACTCGGTTAA